In one Bacillus sp. PK3_68 genomic region, the following are encoded:
- a CDS encoding 1,4-dihydroxy-2-naphthoate polyprenyltransferase: MNQEYTTQKSGNAQKQSTGKILWQLTRPHTLTASFVPVLIGTVLAMFYTKVDIWLFLAMLFACLWIQIATNLFNEYYDFKRGLDTEESVGIGGAIVRHGMQPRTVLQLALGFYALALLLGVYICVSSSWWLALIGLGGMAVGYLYTGGPLPIAYTPFGELFSGLCMGSFFILISFFIQTGVVNTQSIIISIPIAILVGAINLSNNIRDIEEDKKGGRKTLAILMGHEKAVYFLGFLFAVAYVWIVGLVVFDDVSPWLFLIFLSLPKPIQAIKGFLGEKAPKRTGLAMKATAQTNTFFGFLLSIGLFISYFW; the protein is encoded by the coding sequence ATGAATCAAGAATATACAACACAAAAATCTGGTAATGCTCAAAAGCAGAGCACAGGTAAAATATTATGGCAGTTAACTCGGCCCCACACTTTAACCGCATCATTTGTGCCTGTTTTAATCGGAACGGTGTTGGCCATGTTTTATACAAAGGTGGACATCTGGCTGTTCTTAGCGATGCTCTTCGCATGCCTATGGATTCAAATCGCGACAAATTTATTTAATGAGTACTATGACTTTAAACGGGGATTAGATACCGAGGAGTCTGTTGGTATTGGCGGTGCCATTGTACGACACGGGATGCAGCCAAGAACGGTTTTGCAGCTGGCACTAGGCTTTTATGCATTGGCTCTTTTATTGGGAGTATATATATGTGTGAGCAGCAGCTGGTGGCTGGCGTTGATTGGATTAGGCGGAATGGCAGTTGGTTACTTATATACAGGCGGCCCGCTTCCAATTGCTTATACACCATTTGGAGAACTTTTCTCCGGTCTGTGCATGGGTTCTTTTTTTATACTGATTTCTTTCTTCATCCAGACGGGTGTTGTGAATACGCAAAGCATCATCATCTCCATTCCTATTGCCATTCTTGTAGGCGCCATCAATCTTTCCAATAATATCCGCGATATTGAAGAGGATAAAAAAGGCGGAAGGAAAACATTGGCGATTTTGATGGGACATGAAAAAGCGGTATACTTTTTAGGCTTTTTGTTTGCTGTCGCATACGTGTGGATTGTTGGTTTAGTGGTGTTTGATGATGTTAGCCCTTGGCTGTTCTTAATCTTTTTAAGCCTTCCAAAACCTATTCAAGCCATCAAAGGATTCTTAGGAGAGAAGGCGCCTAAGCGGACCGGTCTGGCCATGAAAGCGACCGCTCAAACAAATAC